The Streptomyces sp. NBC_00224 genome has a window encoding:
- a CDS encoding CoA-transferase subunit beta yields the protein MSDGPGRGRLGGEVLMEVGAARALAGARTCFVGIGLPSTAANLARRVHNPGLVLIYESGAIGAKPSRLPLSIGDGELADTADALVPVTEMFNYWLQGGRIDVGFLGAAQLDRYANINTTEVDRGSGRPRGRLPGAGGAPEIAAHCGEVLIALRHSPRTLVERLDFVTTLGHGSGPGDRARHGLRGRGPVAVITDLGVLRPDPETAELVLTEVHPGVTVDQVREATGWPLRTADRVGVTPPPSEVELKELSALKSA from the coding sequence ATGAGCGACGGGCCGGGCCGGGGCCGCCTCGGCGGCGAGGTGCTGATGGAGGTGGGCGCGGCGCGGGCCCTCGCGGGCGCGCGGACGTGCTTCGTGGGCATCGGACTGCCGTCCACGGCCGCCAACCTCGCCCGCCGGGTGCACAACCCCGGTCTGGTCCTGATCTACGAGTCGGGGGCCATCGGCGCCAAGCCGTCCCGGCTGCCGCTCTCCATCGGCGACGGCGAACTCGCCGACACCGCCGACGCGCTGGTCCCGGTGACCGAGATGTTCAACTACTGGCTCCAGGGCGGCCGCATCGACGTCGGTTTCCTCGGCGCGGCCCAGCTGGACCGGTACGCCAACATCAACACGACCGAGGTGGACCGGGGTTCCGGCCGCCCGCGGGGGCGGCTGCCCGGTGCGGGCGGCGCCCCCGAGATCGCCGCGCACTGCGGCGAGGTGCTGATCGCGCTGCGCCACTCGCCGCGCACCCTGGTCGAGCGCCTCGACTTCGTCACCACCCTGGGCCACGGGAGCGGCCCCGGCGACCGCGCCCGCCACGGGCTGCGCGGCCGGGGCCCGGTCGCCGTCATCACCGACCTCGGCGTCCTGCGCCCGGACCCGGAGACCGCCGAACTGGTCCTGACCGAGGTGCACCCCGGCGTCACCGTCGACCAGGTGCGGGAGGCGACGGGGTGGCCGCTGCGGACCGCCGACCGGGTGGGGGTGACCCCACCGCCCAGCGAAGTGGAGCTGAAGGAGCTGAGCGCTCTCAAATCGGCCTGA
- the pcaH gene encoding protocatechuate 3,4-dioxygenase subunit beta: protein MTSRQQYGAPPGGLDQHVIDTEAADARAAVRGAGHPPRDFPPYVGSRLRHPRRPPVPVRDPEAVELRGPVFGATDVGPLDHDLTVHHRGEPLGERITVSGRILDRRGRPVAGQLTEIWQANAAGRYAHQLDRHRAPLDPHFTGFGRCLTDADGRYSFTTVKPGAYPWQNHENAWRPAHIHFSLFGTAFTQRLITQMYFPGDPLLNYDPILLSVPEEAARRRLVAAYDPELSVPDWSLGYRWDIVLDGPSATSFAEGEQ from the coding sequence ATGACATCTCGTCAGCAGTACGGGGCACCGCCCGGCGGTCTCGATCAGCATGTCATCGACACGGAGGCGGCCGACGCCCGGGCCGCGGTGCGGGGCGCCGGCCATCCGCCGCGCGACTTCCCGCCGTACGTGGGCAGCCGGCTGCGCCATCCACGGCGCCCGCCCGTGCCGGTGCGCGACCCGGAGGCCGTCGAGCTGCGCGGGCCGGTCTTCGGCGCCACCGACGTCGGCCCGCTCGACCACGATCTGACCGTGCACCACCGGGGCGAGCCGCTGGGGGAGCGCATCACGGTGAGCGGCCGGATCCTGGACCGCCGGGGGCGGCCGGTGGCGGGTCAGCTGACCGAGATCTGGCAGGCCAACGCGGCCGGGCGGTACGCCCATCAGCTCGACCGGCACCGCGCGCCCCTCGACCCGCACTTCACCGGCTTCGGCCGCTGCCTCACCGACGCGGACGGGCGCTACTCCTTCACCACCGTCAAGCCGGGCGCCTACCCCTGGCAGAACCACGAGAACGCCTGGCGGCCCGCGCACATCCACTTCTCGCTCTTCGGGACCGCCTTCACCCAGCGGCTGATCACCCAGATGTACTTCCCGGGCGACCCGCTGCTGAACTACGACCCGATCCTGCTCTCGGTCCCCGAGGAGGCCGCGCGGCGGCGTCTGGTCGCGGCGTACGATCCCGAACTGTCGGTCCCCGACTGGTCGTTGGGCTACCGCTGGGACATCGTCCTCGACGGCCCCTCGGCCACCTCGTTCGCGGAGGGGGAGCAGTGA
- the pcaG gene encoding protocatechuate 3,4-dioxygenase subunit alpha, whose product MRHPTPSQTIGPFYGHALPFAGGEAMAPPGHPDTVTLHGHVYDGEGEPVPDALLEFWQPGPDGSGTGKPGSLGRNGVDFTGFGRVPTDAAGHWTVRTLAPAGVPYLCVAVFARGLLHHLFTRVYLTGAPDALLDSLEPELRRTLVALPDPGARGHRFDIHLQGAKETVFLEFR is encoded by the coding sequence GTGAGGCACCCGACGCCCTCCCAGACCATCGGCCCCTTCTACGGCCACGCCCTGCCCTTCGCGGGCGGCGAGGCGATGGCCCCGCCGGGTCACCCGGACACCGTCACGCTGCACGGCCACGTCTACGACGGCGAGGGCGAGCCCGTGCCGGACGCCCTCCTGGAGTTCTGGCAGCCGGGGCCCGACGGCTCCGGGACCGGGAAGCCCGGTTCCCTCGGCCGCAACGGGGTCGACTTCACCGGCTTCGGCCGGGTCCCCACCGACGCGGCCGGCCACTGGACCGTCCGCACACTGGCGCCCGCCGGGGTCCCGTACCTCTGCGTCGCGGTGTTCGCGCGGGGCCTGCTGCACCACCTCTTCACCCGGGTGTATCTGACCGGGGCGCCGGATGCGCTGCTCGACTCCCTGGAGCCGGAGCTGCGCCGCACGCTGGTGGCGTTGCCCGACCCGGGAGCGCGCGGCCACCGCTTCGACATCCACCTCCAGGGTGCGAAGGAGACGGTGTTCCTTGAGTTCCGCTGA
- the pcaD gene encoding 3-oxoadipate enol-lactonase — MSSADPGDAGLLHHRCEGPAGGPVLVLGPALGTSTAVWDGVAPGLAATHRVVRWDLPGHGGSPAALIGPGAGVGDLARLVLRLADSLGVRGFSYAGVSLGGAVGMWLAAHHPDRVDRLAVVCASADFGGREPWHERAGVVRREGMEPVAAGAAGRWFTPGFEAPGPLADLRAADPRGYAAACDALAGYDLRTELKKIAAPTLVVAGRADPVTPPAHARELADAVPGASLVEIAGASHLAPVERPEAVLAALRGHFVPPAPGGAAIRREVLGDAHVDRAEARTDAFTARFQDLVTRYAWGEIWGDPTLTRRERSLITLTALVARGQLDELALHVRAARRGGLTPDEIGAALLQTAVYCGVPAANSAFAVAQRVLAEPVAQAE; from the coding sequence TTGAGTTCCGCTGACCCCGGGGACGCAGGGCTCCTCCACCACCGCTGCGAAGGCCCGGCGGGCGGCCCGGTGCTGGTCCTCGGGCCCGCGCTGGGGACGTCCACGGCCGTGTGGGACGGCGTCGCCCCCGGACTCGCCGCCACCCACCGGGTCGTACGGTGGGACCTGCCCGGCCACGGGGGCTCGCCCGCCGCGCTGATCGGGCCGGGCGCCGGCGTCGGGGACCTCGCCCGCCTCGTGCTCCGCCTCGCCGACTCGCTGGGCGTCCGCGGCTTCTCGTACGCGGGGGTCTCGCTCGGCGGGGCCGTCGGGATGTGGCTCGCCGCGCACCATCCGGACCGCGTCGACCGGCTCGCCGTGGTCTGCGCCTCGGCGGACTTCGGCGGCCGGGAACCCTGGCACGAGCGCGCCGGCGTCGTACGCCGGGAGGGGATGGAGCCGGTCGCGGCGGGCGCGGCCGGGCGGTGGTTCACGCCCGGGTTCGAGGCGCCGGGCCCGCTCGCGGACCTGCGCGCCGCCGACCCGCGCGGCTACGCGGCGGCGTGCGACGCCCTGGCCGGGTACGACCTGCGGACGGAGCTGAAGAAGATCGCGGCGCCGACGCTGGTGGTCGCCGGGCGGGCCGACCCGGTCACCCCGCCCGCACACGCGCGCGAACTCGCGGACGCCGTTCCGGGAGCGTCGCTCGTAGAGATCGCGGGCGCCTCCCACCTGGCCCCGGTGGAGCGCCCCGAGGCCGTACTGGCCGCTCTGCGCGGCCACTTCGTGCCGCCCGCGCCCGGCGGCGCCGCGATCCGCCGGGAGGTCCTCGGGGACGCCCATGTCGACCGGGCCGAGGCCCGCACCGACGCCTTCACCGCCCGCTTCCAGGACCTCGTCACCCGGTACGCCTGGGGCGAGATCTGGGGCGATCCGACGCTCACCCGGCGCGAGCGCAGCCTCATCACACTGACCGCGCTGGTGGCCCGCGGGCAGCTGGACGAGCTGGCCCTCCATGTGCGGGCCGCGCGGCGCGGCGGGCTCACCCCGGACGAGATCGGCGCGGCCCTGCTGCAGACCGCGGTCTACTGCGGGGTGCCCGCCGCCAACTCCGCCTTCGCCGTGGCCCAGCGCGTGCTGGCCGAGCCGGTGGCGCAGGCGGAGTGA
- a CDS encoding VWA domain-containing protein, producing the protein MITRKRLAAGVGALLATLATGILPADAVADDGPPAQKAAPKVELVLDVSGSMRARDIDGQSRIAVAKQAFNDVLDSVPPEVELGIRTLGANYPGNDRQVGCKDTRQLYPVGPLDRTEAKTAVATLAPTGWTPIGPALQGAAQDLKGGEATRRIVLITDGEDTCAPLDPCEVARDIAAQGIHLVIDTLGLNPDAKTRDQLTCIAQATGGTYTAVKHKDELKDRVKQSVDRAADPVVVPVATNGAASCESAPQLKPGLYTDRETFGEHRWYKVDVKPGQELRAAVSIGADRPVNNDYGVLMRAVTRHGREIVRGSEAGDGRTDLISTGLRYPKPKAKDDADKDTVETVCLQVSNSFSAPASVKTTPGMPVELTVDIVDGPDQPSDVAAFGLGRGWWLLGVLVLTGLLAGLLWGWISRWRVAVWRTN; encoded by the coding sequence ATGATCACCAGAAAACGGCTGGCGGCCGGGGTGGGCGCGCTGCTCGCCACCCTCGCCACCGGTATCCTCCCGGCCGACGCGGTCGCGGACGACGGACCGCCCGCACAGAAGGCCGCACCCAAGGTCGAGCTGGTGCTCGACGTCAGCGGCTCGATGCGGGCCCGCGACATCGACGGCCAGTCCCGGATCGCCGTCGCCAAGCAGGCCTTCAACGACGTACTGGACTCGGTCCCGCCGGAGGTCGAGCTCGGCATACGCACGCTCGGCGCCAACTACCCGGGCAACGACCGCCAGGTCGGCTGCAAGGACACCCGCCAGCTGTACCCGGTCGGCCCGCTGGACCGCACCGAGGCGAAGACCGCCGTCGCCACGCTCGCCCCGACCGGCTGGACGCCGATCGGCCCCGCCCTCCAGGGTGCGGCGCAGGACCTCAAGGGCGGCGAGGCGACCCGCCGGATCGTGCTCATCACGGACGGCGAGGACACCTGCGCCCCGCTCGACCCGTGCGAGGTGGCGCGCGACATCGCCGCCCAGGGCATCCACCTGGTCATCGACACCCTCGGCCTCAACCCGGACGCCAAGACCCGTGACCAGCTGACCTGCATCGCCCAGGCGACCGGCGGCACGTACACCGCGGTGAAGCACAAGGACGAGCTCAAGGACCGCGTCAAGCAGTCGGTGGACCGCGCCGCCGACCCGGTCGTGGTCCCGGTCGCCACCAACGGCGCCGCGAGCTGCGAGAGCGCGCCCCAGCTCAAGCCCGGCCTGTACACCGACCGTGAGACGTTCGGCGAGCACCGCTGGTACAAGGTCGATGTCAAGCCCGGCCAGGAGCTGCGCGCCGCCGTCAGCATCGGCGCCGACCGCCCCGTCAACAACGACTACGGCGTCCTGATGCGGGCCGTCACCCGGCACGGCCGGGAGATCGTCCGCGGCTCCGAGGCGGGCGACGGCCGCACCGACCTGATCTCGACGGGTCTGCGCTATCCGAAGCCGAAGGCCAAGGACGACGCCGATAAGGACACCGTGGAGACCGTGTGCCTCCAGGTCAGCAACTCCTTCTCGGCGCCCGCGTCGGTGAAGACCACGCCCGGCATGCCGGTCGAGCTGACCGTGGACATCGTCGACGGCCCCGACCAGCCGTCCGACGTGGCCGCCTTCGGCCTCGGCCGCGGCTGGTGGCTGCTCGGCGTCCTGGTGCTCACCGGCCTGCTCGCCGGTCTGCTGTGGGGCTGGATCTCGCGCTGGCGCGTGGCTGTCTGGAGGACCAACTGA
- a CDS encoding helix-turn-helix domain-containing protein — MTDGFSDPGPAATGPLGDIAARVDELARKLGMSQAEVFDVHQLSDASGVPADVVQALLDGAQAGEPDVQARFLQRFGALRRSRLKTNGRPYTQQEIADGAGMSRQQAGALINGDRRPTMEHCDAIQRFFKVHAGYLTAEDSEALGDALLRTEQELLHAFAAREHDRERELDALAPAGEDPLERLLQDHGVRGIAWRAAQLPTDKHRDKVTEWLDMLLESVKRADP; from the coding sequence GTGACGGACGGCTTCTCGGATCCGGGACCGGCGGCCACGGGCCCCCTGGGGGACATCGCCGCCCGCGTCGACGAACTGGCCCGCAAGCTCGGAATGAGCCAGGCAGAGGTCTTCGACGTCCACCAGCTCTCCGACGCCTCGGGTGTTCCGGCCGACGTCGTCCAGGCCCTGCTCGACGGCGCCCAGGCCGGCGAGCCGGACGTCCAGGCCCGGTTCCTCCAGCGCTTCGGAGCGCTGCGCCGCTCCCGGCTCAAAACCAACGGCCGCCCCTACACCCAGCAGGAGATAGCCGACGGCGCCGGGATGTCCCGGCAGCAGGCGGGTGCGCTCATCAACGGCGACCGGCGCCCGACCATGGAGCACTGCGACGCCATCCAGCGCTTCTTCAAGGTCCACGCGGGCTATCTCACCGCCGAGGACAGCGAGGCCCTGGGCGACGCCCTGCTCCGCACCGAGCAGGAGCTGCTGCACGCCTTCGCCGCCCGCGAGCACGACCGGGAGCGCGAACTCGACGCGCTCGCCCCGGCCGGGGAGGACCCGCTGGAGCGCCTGCTCCAGGACCACGGGGTGCGCGGCATCGCCTGGCGGGCCGCCCAGCTCCCCACGGACAAGCACCGGGACAAGGTAACCGAGTGGCTGGACATGCTCCTGGAGAGCGTGAAGCGGGCGGATCCCTGA
- a CDS encoding BTAD domain-containing putative transcriptional regulator: MTLRYRVLGPTRALCPDGSEVPLGGARLRALLAALAAGAGRAVPVPELAARVWGDDDPAPADEAAAVQALVGRLRRALGRDAVESVPGGYRLAADPDDIDVFRFERLAREGADALADGDAERAARLLDDALALWRGPVLADLPVRERDPLVVRAERRHSEARRSRLAAEAALGRAEHTLPELAALVAATPLDEPLQALHLRALTAAGRRAEALVAYESARVALDEALGTAPGPELRSLHAELLRDAAPAPGPTATRTGSPTQSASNPAARVRAAPPAYSHGAPHPAARPGNLRARLTSFVGREPELLALRADLADGRLVTLTGPGGAGKTRLALEAAEAVAQEWADGVWLAELAPVREAAQLPQALLTALGARESVLLTGAEAGPRDPLERLVAHCGHRRMLLVLDNCEQIAAGAAELAHELLIGCPGVTILATSREPLGVPGERARGVGPLPLDTALRLFGERGAAARAGFRVREDPEAAAEVCRRLDGLPLALELAAARLRMLTPRQLADRLDDRFRLLGDGARTSRTLRPRQQTLRAVVDWSWELLDARERAVLRRLAVFSGGFALPEAEAVCADPADPSQHPADVLGLLASLVDKSLVVAAPDGGAMRYRLLETVAEYAAERLAASGERKAVELRHLVAYRELARTGEAVLRGPRQADGMRRFETEHGNVRTALGRAVEHGREQDALCLTLSASWFWQLRGHQSDARAWSLAAAGLGPDPFAEPVRPAVPLAARCTDAPPPWSEEQLWEARRGVRMMLFAGGGEGEGAEFASPAAGPYLRRVVAAYGSAMPQNCRQPGSVWYFARMLTHEFAGFPQAVDAMVEDCRAQGEPWDLAFALLLRSKLVGGPDADEALALFERLGDPWAIAETLSARGEDHSRQGRYEEAAADFERAMESTTWAGAYAQGPMFKARLATVRLAVARTDEESERAERLLLDAVEESRHYAGEGVGTARMLLAHHYAATGRVGLAREQLRLMEAEFTKAVPEMFRGLVAGVDGWLDCLGGAYADALGRVREAVRQLEGQAYLVAPNLITSQFLVAAWAKAHLGAAEEGARLLGAYDRHATGQHGGFGLRPLPSEPAVRRRAEAELRAVLDDTAYRRAYEEGRGLAVEAAAALV; encoded by the coding sequence GTGACACTCCGCTACCGCGTACTCGGACCAACGAGGGCCCTGTGCCCGGACGGCAGTGAGGTGCCCCTCGGCGGCGCCCGGCTGCGGGCGCTGCTCGCCGCGCTGGCGGCGGGCGCCGGACGCGCGGTACCGGTACCGGAGCTGGCCGCACGGGTCTGGGGCGACGACGACCCCGCACCCGCCGACGAGGCCGCCGCGGTGCAGGCGCTGGTCGGCCGACTGCGAAGGGCGCTCGGCCGGGACGCCGTGGAGTCCGTGCCGGGCGGCTACCGGCTGGCCGCCGACCCCGACGACATCGACGTGTTCCGCTTCGAACGGCTGGCGCGGGAGGGCGCGGACGCGCTGGCGGACGGGGACGCGGAGCGAGCGGCGCGGCTGCTGGACGATGCCCTCGCGCTGTGGCGGGGGCCGGTCCTGGCCGACCTTCCGGTACGGGAGCGGGACCCGCTCGTCGTACGGGCCGAACGCCGCCACTCCGAGGCGCGCCGGTCCCGCCTCGCCGCCGAGGCCGCCCTCGGCCGCGCCGAGCACACCCTGCCGGAACTGGCCGCCCTGGTCGCGGCGACGCCCCTGGACGAGCCTCTCCAGGCCCTGCACCTCCGCGCGCTGACGGCGGCGGGCCGCCGGGCCGAGGCGCTGGTGGCGTACGAGTCCGCCCGGGTCGCCCTCGACGAGGCACTGGGCACCGCCCCCGGGCCCGAACTGCGGTCGCTGCACGCCGAGTTGCTGCGCGACGCCGCTCCGGCGCCGGGGCCGACGGCGACGCGGACCGGCTCGCCCACTCAGAGCGCGTCGAACCCGGCGGCACGGGTACGGGCCGCGCCGCCCGCGTACTCCCATGGCGCACCGCACCCCGCCGCCCGCCCCGGTAACCTCCGCGCCCGGCTCACCTCCTTCGTCGGGCGCGAGCCGGAACTCCTGGCCCTGCGCGCCGACTTGGCCGACGGGCGGCTCGTCACCCTCACCGGGCCCGGTGGCGCGGGCAAGACCCGGCTCGCCCTGGAGGCCGCCGAGGCCGTCGCGCAGGAGTGGGCCGACGGCGTCTGGCTGGCCGAGCTCGCGCCCGTACGGGAGGCGGCGCAGCTGCCGCAGGCCCTGCTCACCGCGCTCGGGGCGCGCGAGAGCGTGCTGCTGACCGGGGCCGAGGCCGGACCCCGCGACCCGCTGGAACGGCTCGTCGCGCACTGCGGCCACCGCCGGATGCTGCTCGTCCTCGACAACTGCGAGCAGATCGCCGCCGGGGCGGCCGAGCTGGCGCACGAACTGCTCATCGGCTGCCCCGGTGTCACCATCCTCGCCACCAGCAGGGAACCCCTCGGCGTCCCGGGGGAGCGGGCGCGCGGGGTCGGCCCCCTGCCGCTCGACACCGCCCTGCGGCTCTTCGGTGAGCGGGGCGCGGCGGCCCGGGCCGGCTTCCGCGTCCGCGAAGACCCGGAGGCCGCCGCCGAGGTCTGCCGCCGCCTCGACGGGCTGCCGCTCGCCCTCGAACTCGCCGCCGCCCGGCTGCGGATGCTCACCCCGCGCCAGCTCGCGGACCGCCTCGACGACCGGTTCCGGCTGCTCGGGGACGGCGCCCGCACCAGCAGGACGCTGCGGCCCCGGCAGCAGACCCTGCGGGCCGTGGTCGACTGGTCCTGGGAGCTCCTCGACGCACGCGAGCGGGCCGTGCTGCGCCGCCTCGCCGTCTTCTCCGGCGGCTTCGCGCTGCCGGAGGCCGAGGCGGTCTGCGCCGATCCCGCCGACCCGTCGCAGCACCCCGCCGACGTACTCGGCCTGCTCGCCTCCCTCGTCGACAAGTCCCTGGTCGTGGCGGCCCCGGACGGCGGCGCGATGCGCTACCGGCTGCTGGAGACCGTCGCGGAGTATGCCGCCGAGCGCCTCGCCGCCTCCGGCGAGCGCAAGGCCGTCGAGCTGCGCCACCTGGTCGCGTACCGCGAACTCGCCCGCACCGGCGAGGCCGTGCTGCGGGGGCCCCGGCAGGCCGACGGGATGCGGCGGTTCGAGACGGAGCACGGGAACGTGCGGACCGCGCTCGGCAGGGCGGTCGAGCACGGCCGCGAGCAGGACGCTCTCTGTCTGACCCTCTCCGCGAGCTGGTTCTGGCAGCTGCGCGGCCACCAGAGCGACGCCCGCGCCTGGTCGCTCGCCGCGGCCGGGCTGGGGCCCGACCCGTTCGCGGAGCCGGTGCGCCCGGCCGTGCCGCTCGCGGCGCGCTGCACCGACGCGCCGCCGCCGTGGTCCGAGGAACAGCTGTGGGAGGCCCGGCGCGGGGTGCGGATGATGCTGTTCGCGGGCGGCGGCGAGGGCGAGGGCGCGGAGTTCGCCAGCCCCGCGGCCGGGCCGTATCTGCGGCGCGTCGTGGCCGCGTACGGCTCCGCGATGCCGCAGAACTGCCGCCAGCCCGGGTCCGTCTGGTACTTCGCCCGGATGCTCACCCATGAGTTCGCCGGGTTCCCGCAGGCCGTCGACGCGATGGTCGAGGACTGCCGGGCGCAGGGCGAGCCGTGGGACCTCGCCTTCGCGCTGCTGCTCCGCTCCAAGCTCGTCGGCGGCCCCGACGCGGACGAGGCGCTGGCCCTGTTCGAACGGCTCGGGGACCCGTGGGCGATCGCGGAGACCCTCTCGGCGCGCGGCGAGGACCACTCGCGGCAGGGCCGGTACGAGGAGGCCGCGGCCGACTTCGAGCGCGCCATGGAGTCCACCACCTGGGCCGGTGCGTACGCCCAGGGCCCCATGTTCAAGGCGCGCCTCGCGACGGTCCGCCTCGCCGTCGCGCGGACGGACGAGGAGAGCGAGCGGGCCGAGCGGCTGCTGCTCGACGCCGTCGAGGAGTCGCGCCACTACGCGGGCGAGGGCGTCGGCACCGCCCGGATGCTGCTCGCCCACCACTACGCGGCCACCGGTCGCGTGGGTCTCGCCCGCGAGCAACTGCGCCTGATGGAGGCCGAGTTCACCAAGGCCGTCCCGGAGATGTTCCGCGGTCTGGTCGCCGGGGTGGACGGCTGGCTGGACTGCCTCGGCGGCGCCTACGCCGACGCGCTCGGGCGGGTGCGCGAGGCGGTGCGGCAGCTGGAAGGACAGGCGTATCTGGTCGCACCCAACCTGATCACCAGCCAGTTCCTCGTCGCCGCCTGGGCGAAGGCGCACCTCGGCGCCGCCGAGGAGGGCGCCCGTCTGCTCGGCGCGTACGACCGGCACGCCACCGGGCAGCACGGCGGCTTCGGGCTGCGCCCGCTGCCGTCCGAGCCCGCCGTCCGGCGCCGCGCCGAGGCGGAACTGCGCGCCGTGCTCGACGACACCGCGTACCGCCGCGCCTACGAGGAGGGGCGCGGACTCGCGGTGGAGGCGGCCGCGGCCCTGGTGTGA
- the tdh gene encoding L-threonine 3-dehydrogenase: MKALVKQHAEPGLWLMDVPEPETGPGDVLIKVLRTGICGTDLHIRSWDGWAQGAVKTPLVLGHEFVGEVAAVGADVRDIAVGELVSGEGHLVCGKCRNCLAGRRHLCRSTIGLGVGRDGAFAEYVALPASNVWVHRTPVDLDVAAIFDPFGNAVHTALSFPLVGEDVLITGAGPIGIMAAAVAKHAGARNVVITDVSPERLALARKAGATLAVNVAQSSIADAQRQLGLREGFDVGLEMSGRGEAMRDMIDNMTHGGKIAMLGLPAQEFAVDWSKIVTSMITVKGIYGREMFETWYAMTVLLEGGLDLSPVITGSYAYRDFDAAFDEAATARSGKIILDWTA, translated from the coding sequence ATGAAGGCCCTTGTCAAGCAGCACGCCGAACCCGGACTGTGGCTCATGGACGTCCCGGAGCCGGAGACCGGCCCCGGCGACGTACTGATCAAGGTGCTGCGCACCGGCATCTGCGGCACCGATCTGCACATCCGCTCCTGGGACGGCTGGGCGCAGGGCGCCGTCAAGACCCCCCTCGTCCTCGGCCACGAGTTCGTCGGCGAGGTCGCGGCGGTCGGCGCGGACGTCCGGGACATCGCGGTCGGCGAGCTGGTCAGCGGCGAGGGCCATCTGGTCTGCGGCAAGTGCCGCAACTGCCTGGCGGGCCGCCGTCACCTGTGCCGCTCCACGATCGGCCTCGGCGTGGGGCGCGACGGCGCCTTCGCGGAGTACGTGGCGCTGCCCGCCTCCAACGTGTGGGTGCACCGCACCCCGGTCGACCTCGACGTCGCCGCGATCTTCGACCCGTTCGGCAACGCCGTGCACACCGCGCTCTCCTTCCCGCTGGTCGGCGAGGACGTCCTGATCACCGGCGCGGGCCCGATCGGCATCATGGCGGCGGCCGTGGCCAAGCACGCGGGCGCCCGCAACGTCGTGATCACCGACGTCAGCCCCGAGCGCCTGGCGCTGGCCCGCAAGGCGGGCGCCACGCTCGCGGTGAACGTGGCGCAGTCCTCGATCGCGGACGCCCAGCGGCAGCTCGGGCTGCGTGAGGGCTTCGACGTCGGCCTGGAGATGTCGGGCCGCGGCGAGGCCATGCGCGACATGATCGACAACATGACGCACGGCGGCAAGATCGCGATGCTCGGTCTGCCCGCGCAGGAGTTCGCCGTCGACTGGTCGAAGATCGTCACCTCGATGATCACGGTCAAGGGCATCTACGGCCGTGAGATGTTCGAGACGTGGTACGCGATGACGGTGCTGCTCGAAGGCGGCCTCGACCTCTCCCCGGTGATCACCGGCAGCTATGCGTACCGGGACTTCGACGCGGCCTTCGACGAGGCCGCCACCGCCCGCAGCGGCAAGATCATCCTCGACTGGACCGCCTGA
- a CDS encoding glycine C-acetyltransferase, which yields MYASVRDDLQNTLDEIREAGLFKPERVISTPQNASVSVPTGEVLNFCANNYLGLADHPEVVAAAKEALDRWGYGMASVRFICGTQDVHKELEARLSAFLGQEDTILYSSCFDANGGVFETILGAEDAVISDALNHASIIDGIRLSKAARYRYANRDMAELEAKLKEASGARRRLIVTDGVFSMDGYVAPLQEICDLADRYDAMVMVDDSHAVGFVGPGGRGTPELHGVMDRVDIITGTLGKALGGASGGYVAARAEIVALLRQRSRPYLFSNSLAPVIAAASLKVLDLLESAGDLRDKLAANTLLFRTKMTEAGFEILPGDHAIAPVMIGDAAEAARMAELLLERGVYVIGFSYPVVPMGQARIRVQLSAAHSTADVERAVAAFIDARATMAG from the coding sequence ATGTACGCGTCCGTTCGCGACGACCTCCAGAACACCCTCGACGAGATCCGCGAGGCCGGTCTCTTCAAGCCCGAGCGGGTGATCTCCACCCCGCAGAACGCCTCGGTCTCCGTCCCCACCGGCGAGGTCCTGAACTTCTGCGCCAACAACTACCTGGGCCTCGCCGACCACCCCGAGGTGGTCGCCGCCGCCAAGGAGGCGCTGGACCGCTGGGGCTACGGGATGGCCTCGGTCCGCTTCATCTGCGGCACCCAGGACGTCCACAAGGAGCTGGAGGCCCGTCTTTCGGCGTTCCTCGGCCAGGAGGACACGATCCTCTACTCGTCCTGCTTCGACGCCAACGGCGGTGTCTTCGAGACCATCCTCGGCGCCGAGGACGCGGTGATCTCCGACGCCCTCAACCACGCTTCGATCATCGACGGCATCCGCCTCTCCAAGGCCGCCCGCTACCGGTACGCCAACCGCGACATGGCCGAGCTGGAGGCCAAGCTCAAGGAGGCCTCCGGTGCGCGCCGTCGCCTCATCGTCACCGACGGTGTCTTCTCCATGGACGGCTATGTCGCCCCGCTCCAGGAGATCTGCGACCTCGCCGACCGCTACGACGCGATGGTCATGGTCGACGACTCGCACGCCGTCGGCTTCGTCGGCCCCGGCGGCCGCGGCACGCCCGAGCTGCACGGCGTCATGGACCGGGTCGACATCATCACCGGCACCCTCGGCAAGGCCCTCGGCGGCGCTTCCGGCGGCTACGTCGCGGCCCGCGCCGAGATCGTCGCCCTGCTGCGCCAGCGCTCGCGCCCGTACCTCTTCTCGAACTCGCTGGCCCCGGTGATCGCCGCCGCCTCCCTGAAGGTCCTCGACCTGCTGGAGTCGGCGGGCGACCTGCGCGACAAGCTCGCCGCCAACACCTTGCTCTTCCGGACGAAGATGACCGAGGCGGGCTTCGAGATCCTGCCCGGCGACCACGCCATCGCCCCGGTCATGATCGGCGACGCCGCCGAGGCCGCCCGCATGGCCGAGCTGCTGCTTGAGCGCGGTGTGTACGTGATCGGCTTCTCCTACCCGGTGGTCCCGATGGGCCAGGCCCGTATCCGCGTCCAGCTCTCCGCGGCGCACTCCACGGCCGACGTGGAGCGGGCCGTGGCGGCGTTCATCGACGCCCGGGCGACAATGGCCGGGTGA